The Miscanthus floridulus cultivar M001 chromosome 7, ASM1932011v1, whole genome shotgun sequence genome includes a region encoding these proteins:
- the LOC136463876 gene encoding uncharacterized protein isoform X2, whose amino-acid sequence MDRLQRRNPSSRTHSTSLKPPRPPRGPTFQPPPASRPLREPEPEPSSPVCDAKTAEYKFFKKLCEQSGHSSRSYKHSHQSFESKDSKQKQGSCNVTAPKKFYVHENTVYCDDPPATPAKNEEIPGEKISVQSSHSEYGDKDTPQVSPHDCLLGIHVLTPIAQTSFDVTGISGNVDREPVSGQIFSEKRSKLLKIAAKAVSMGSAELFQRRSEFVRDILQRLGTDNIMRKQEGSMRHRKMDCRQALAIPKGHFDNLLDYKRSEFNSLAKLRRTGKMSSSYASDEECEFMALPWGYNQGPVDRKNDLSHGGSEARECMALPWVCVNNTLSSNRKGDIDHNQVSNSLLEDVNPYVHGRCAFANELSLNVQTDSYDQHGWDPMLSVTLSKPFRDRLYFPCQNEEQHAVPFGILNTSGQPDLCSSIEQYTSSSVGLCGNSGAGFSTRLAQLVVKPTISSILECGSDILDHNDFRCISNFHVSQSNNMLSSNSSCLNSMSTPEQSYRVGAKSLLDSSFGLSCLAGLEQYSTEVELPDNSDRLLQVLDQLPVKFIPSSFSNDNSRIWDHQSSYAEPACKQDWGSLHDSSTELWSSGHQLQSHADSGAVLGFMPNGSAYSNLVERHHSLMLAQGNLNNDILGTTDVSFFGSCLALDNITEAPMLSSNGITW is encoded by the exons AACCCTAGCAGCCGGACACATTCCACTTCACTGAAGCCCCCGCGGCCTCCGCGAGGGCCAACCTTCCAGCCCCCGCCGGCGTCGAGGCCCCTacgggagccggagccggagccctcGTCCCCAG TTTGTGATGCGAAAACTGCAGAATATAAATTCTTTAAGAAATTGTGTGAACAGTCAGGCCATAGCTCTCGTTCATACAAACATTCTCATCAAAGCTTTGAATCAAAGGATTCCAAGCAAAAACAAG GATCGTGCAATGTGACTGCCCCGAAAAAGTTCTATGTCCACGAGAATACTGTGTACTGTGATGACCCCCCTGCTACACCAGCTAAGAATGAAGAAATTCCTGGCGAGAAAATTAGCGTGCAATCCTCCCATTCTG AATATGGCGATAAAGATACACCTCAAGTCAGCCCACATGATTGCCTGCTGGGTATTCATGTTCTCACACCTATAGCTCAGACATCATTTGATGTTACAGGGATTTCAGGAAATGTTG ACAGAGAGCCTGTCAGTGGACAGATCTTTTCAGAAAAGAGAAGCAAATTATTGAAGATAGCAGCAAAAGCAGTGTCAATGGGAAGTGCTGAGTTGTTTCAAAGAAG GTCAGAATTTGTACGTGACATCCTGCAGAGACTAGGCACCGACAACATCATGAGAAAG CAAGAAGGGTCCATGAGGCACAGGAAAATGGACTGCAGACAAGCTCTTGCTATTCCCAAAGGCCATTTTGATAACTTGCTAGATTACAAACGAAGTGAGTTTAATTCATTAGCTAAGCTGAGAAGAACTGGTAAAATGTCATCCTCTTATGCTAGCGATGAAGAATGTGAGTTCATGGCTTTACCATGGGGATACAATCAGGGTCCTGTTGATCGGAAAAATGACTTATCTCATGGGGGTAGTGAAGCACGTGAGTGCATGGCATTGCCATGGGTCTGTGTTAATAATACTCTGAGTTCTAATCGGAAGGGAGACATTGATCACAACCAGGTTTCAAACTCATTACTAGAGGATGTCAATCCATACGTCCATGGAAGATGCGCTTTTGCTAATGAATTGAGTTTGAATGTTCAAACTGATTCCTATGATCAACATGGATGGGACCCTATGTTGTCAGTAACACTCTCCAAGCCATTTCGTGACAGATTGTACTTCCCCTGTCAGAATGAGGAGCAGCATGCAGTACCATTTGGAATTTTAAATACTTCTGGGCAACCTGACCTTTGCAGCTCCATAGAACAATATACTTCTAGTTCAGTTGGATTGTGTGGTAATTCTGGTGCTGGATTTTCAACCAGGCTTGCTCAGTTAGTTGTGAAACCAACTATTTCAAGCATTTTGGAATGTGGGAGTGACATTCTGGATCACAATGATTTCAGATGCATCTCCAACTTCCATGTCAGTCAAAGCAATAACATGCTCAGTTCAAACTCAAGTTGTCTGAATTCCATGTCAACTCCAGAGCAGTCATACAGGGTTGGCGCAAAGAGCCTGCTTGATTCTTCATTTGGTCTATCTTGTTTGGCTGGACTGGAGCAGTACTCCACGGAGGTAGAACTGCCTGATAATTCTGATAGGCTTCTTCAGGTGTTGGATCAGTTACCTGTGAAATTCATCCCTTCAAGTTTTTCAAACGACAATTCCAGAATTTGGGACCATCAGTCTTCATACGCAGAGCCTGCTTGTAAGCAAGATTGGGGTAGCTTACATGATTCTTCTACAGAATTGTGGTCATCAGGGCATCAACTCCAATCCCATGCTGATTCGGGAGCTGTGCTTGGTTTCATGCCAAATGGAAGTGCTTACAGTAATTTGGTGGAACGTCATCACAGCCTCATGCTAGCCCAAGGAAACCTGAACAATGACATTCTTGGTACTACTGATGTATCAttctttggttcttgcttagctttggaTAACATCACAGAGGCTCCTATGTTATCTTCCAATGGCATAACGTGGTAG
- the LOC136463876 gene encoding uncharacterized protein isoform X1 translates to MDRLQRRNPSSRTHSTSLKPPRPPRGPTFQPPPASRPLREPEPEPSSPDGRQRKRVRFANEAGSHCIGGKQVVNTREDAKNKPQVCDAKTAEYKFFKKLCEQSGHSSRSYKHSHQSFESKDSKQKQGSCNVTAPKKFYVHENTVYCDDPPATPAKNEEIPGEKISVQSSHSEYGDKDTPQVSPHDCLLGIHVLTPIAQTSFDVTGISGNVDREPVSGQIFSEKRSKLLKIAAKAVSMGSAELFQRRSEFVRDILQRLGTDNIMRKQEGSMRHRKMDCRQALAIPKGHFDNLLDYKRSEFNSLAKLRRTGKMSSSYASDEECEFMALPWGYNQGPVDRKNDLSHGGSEARECMALPWVCVNNTLSSNRKGDIDHNQVSNSLLEDVNPYVHGRCAFANELSLNVQTDSYDQHGWDPMLSVTLSKPFRDRLYFPCQNEEQHAVPFGILNTSGQPDLCSSIEQYTSSSVGLCGNSGAGFSTRLAQLVVKPTISSILECGSDILDHNDFRCISNFHVSQSNNMLSSNSSCLNSMSTPEQSYRVGAKSLLDSSFGLSCLAGLEQYSTEVELPDNSDRLLQVLDQLPVKFIPSSFSNDNSRIWDHQSSYAEPACKQDWGSLHDSSTELWSSGHQLQSHADSGAVLGFMPNGSAYSNLVERHHSLMLAQGNLNNDILGTTDVSFFGSCLALDNITEAPMLSSNGITW, encoded by the exons AACCCTAGCAGCCGGACACATTCCACTTCACTGAAGCCCCCGCGGCCTCCGCGAGGGCCAACCTTCCAGCCCCCGCCGGCGTCGAGGCCCCTacgggagccggagccggagccctcGTCCCCAG ATGGAAGGCAAAGGAAAAGGGTTCGATTTGCAAATGAAGCTGGTAGTCATTGCATAGGCGGCAAACAAGTTGTGAACACACGCGAAGATGCAAAAAACAAACCTCAAG TTTGTGATGCGAAAACTGCAGAATATAAATTCTTTAAGAAATTGTGTGAACAGTCAGGCCATAGCTCTCGTTCATACAAACATTCTCATCAAAGCTTTGAATCAAAGGATTCCAAGCAAAAACAAG GATCGTGCAATGTGACTGCCCCGAAAAAGTTCTATGTCCACGAGAATACTGTGTACTGTGATGACCCCCCTGCTACACCAGCTAAGAATGAAGAAATTCCTGGCGAGAAAATTAGCGTGCAATCCTCCCATTCTG AATATGGCGATAAAGATACACCTCAAGTCAGCCCACATGATTGCCTGCTGGGTATTCATGTTCTCACACCTATAGCTCAGACATCATTTGATGTTACAGGGATTTCAGGAAATGTTG ACAGAGAGCCTGTCAGTGGACAGATCTTTTCAGAAAAGAGAAGCAAATTATTGAAGATAGCAGCAAAAGCAGTGTCAATGGGAAGTGCTGAGTTGTTTCAAAGAAG GTCAGAATTTGTACGTGACATCCTGCAGAGACTAGGCACCGACAACATCATGAGAAAG CAAGAAGGGTCCATGAGGCACAGGAAAATGGACTGCAGACAAGCTCTTGCTATTCCCAAAGGCCATTTTGATAACTTGCTAGATTACAAACGAAGTGAGTTTAATTCATTAGCTAAGCTGAGAAGAACTGGTAAAATGTCATCCTCTTATGCTAGCGATGAAGAATGTGAGTTCATGGCTTTACCATGGGGATACAATCAGGGTCCTGTTGATCGGAAAAATGACTTATCTCATGGGGGTAGTGAAGCACGTGAGTGCATGGCATTGCCATGGGTCTGTGTTAATAATACTCTGAGTTCTAATCGGAAGGGAGACATTGATCACAACCAGGTTTCAAACTCATTACTAGAGGATGTCAATCCATACGTCCATGGAAGATGCGCTTTTGCTAATGAATTGAGTTTGAATGTTCAAACTGATTCCTATGATCAACATGGATGGGACCCTATGTTGTCAGTAACACTCTCCAAGCCATTTCGTGACAGATTGTACTTCCCCTGTCAGAATGAGGAGCAGCATGCAGTACCATTTGGAATTTTAAATACTTCTGGGCAACCTGACCTTTGCAGCTCCATAGAACAATATACTTCTAGTTCAGTTGGATTGTGTGGTAATTCTGGTGCTGGATTTTCAACCAGGCTTGCTCAGTTAGTTGTGAAACCAACTATTTCAAGCATTTTGGAATGTGGGAGTGACATTCTGGATCACAATGATTTCAGATGCATCTCCAACTTCCATGTCAGTCAAAGCAATAACATGCTCAGTTCAAACTCAAGTTGTCTGAATTCCATGTCAACTCCAGAGCAGTCATACAGGGTTGGCGCAAAGAGCCTGCTTGATTCTTCATTTGGTCTATCTTGTTTGGCTGGACTGGAGCAGTACTCCACGGAGGTAGAACTGCCTGATAATTCTGATAGGCTTCTTCAGGTGTTGGATCAGTTACCTGTGAAATTCATCCCTTCAAGTTTTTCAAACGACAATTCCAGAATTTGGGACCATCAGTCTTCATACGCAGAGCCTGCTTGTAAGCAAGATTGGGGTAGCTTACATGATTCTTCTACAGAATTGTGGTCATCAGGGCATCAACTCCAATCCCATGCTGATTCGGGAGCTGTGCTTGGTTTCATGCCAAATGGAAGTGCTTACAGTAATTTGGTGGAACGTCATCACAGCCTCATGCTAGCCCAAGGAAACCTGAACAATGACATTCTTGGTACTACTGATGTATCAttctttggttcttgcttagctttggaTAACATCACAGAGGCTCCTATGTTATCTTCCAATGGCATAACGTGGTAG